The sequence TCCCTCGTCGACTCCCTGGCCGAACTATGTCATGACCTGGCTGTTCCCACTCCCCGCGACCACGGCATCGACCGAGCTCGCTGGAACGATCTAATCCCACTGATGGCGCAACAGGCGCTCGATTCGGGTTCGCCGGGCAACAACCCGGTTGTGCCCACTGTCGACGAAATCGCCGAACTGTACGTCGAGGTCTACGACTAGCGTGGATGCAATCCACACCCCGCGTCCTCCGACAAGTCAGAGGTGAGAGCTCGAGCGGCAGGACCCTTTCGGTCCTGCCGCTCAGCGGCCCCATCGCCGGGGAGCTCGCACCCCGGCGATGTCACCGTCATCAAGAACTCATGCACTCAGTCAGGACGTGAACGTCCCGAAACAGCATCGAGATAGGCAGAAGCTGTACCCGTGATCCGCGTACCCTCAACGATCATCGGCCAGGTCCCGTCCATACCGGCGTCGACGGCAGCACAGCTGAGCTGACGCTCCCAGAACGCAGCGGACCCGAACTCCGAACGCCACTGCAACGCAGGCAGGGTGAGCCGGTGGAGGGTGTGCTCATGGGTGGTGCCGATTGCACCGTGCACTTGGTGAGTGTTGCGCACCGCCACCGCCAGCGCTTGTGAGACCACACTGCGGGCCACCGCGACACGAAAGGCCGAGAAGTCGCCAGCAAGGTCGTCGGTAAGAGCGTCTGCGAGAGCGGTGTCAACGGCGGCACGGGCAAGGACGGACTCGGCTGCAGTGTCGACTACGAGATTCTGCACGGACTGGAACCGCGCCAGAGGGCGCCCGAACTGAGCGCGGTCGGTGGTATGTGCAACCGCCGAAGCCAGCATGCCCTCCATAGCGCCGACGCACTGGACCGCACGGATGAGAGCGCCGCGCAGGACGTAGCCCTCGACGGCACGGGTGTCCACCGGTGACCAGGTGACGTCACCGTCGACCTGGACCGACCCGAGGGGCACCTCGGAGATCCCCTCGACCGCCTCGACGGTCAACCGATCGGTGGGCACGTCCGCGATCTCGTAGCCCGCATCGACCCGACGCACGCAGACAACGGACCCGGTGGCACCAGCCCAAGGCACACGTCGCGCGAGGCCGTCCGCCCCCAGGACGGCGACGGTCGCTGTGTCCGACGACGAGTCGTCGAGGCCGGCCGCGCGCCGCAAGGGACCTGCCAACAGATCGGTCTCGGCGAAGGGCACGGCCACGCCACCAGCGGCGGTCGTGCGCAACAGAGCAGCGGCCTCGACCCAACCCGCGCCACTGCCCCCGGCCTCCTCGGGTGCGGTCAGCCTGGCCAGTCCGACCGCACCCAAGGTGGCCCACACAGCGGCCGGATCCGGCTCGATGTCCGGCCCAGAGTGCCCAGCGACAAGATCGTCCATGAGGTCCTGGAGATCCCGGTCTACGGCAAGATCGATTGTGATCGCGGTCGTGGTCATCAGCGCATCCCCAGTCCCCGCGCGATCACGCCGCGCAGGATTTCGTTGGTACCGCCGCGGAGCGTGAACCCCGGACGCTGGTGTAGTCCGGCCCTGCACAGAGCCTCGATTTCCGCTTGTCCGTCCATGGTCTCGTCGCCCAGCCGATCAGAGACGTACTCGACGAGGTCGCCTTCCATGCTGGTACCGAGGAGCTTGACCAGAGCGGCGGCGGTGTCGGCCTTCTCACCCCGCTGAAGGGCCCCGGCGATGTTCTGGCTCAGGGCGTGCAGTCCGACCGTCCGAGCCACAGAACGTCCCAGTTCGGTGCGCTCGGGCAGCAGTCCCTTTTGGACCGCGCCGATCTCGGCGGCCAGGAGCCGGAAGGTCGAAAGGAAACGCTCGGGTCCACTGCGCTCGAAGGCAAGCTCCGAGTTGACCTGTTCCCATCCATTGCCCAGAGTGCCGAAGACCATGGCGTCGGGAACGAAGACCTCGTCCAGAACGACCTCGTTGAAGTGGTGGTCGCCGGAGAGGGAAATGATCGGCCGGATCGTCACGCCGCGGGAACGGAGGTCAACGATGAACTGACTCAGTCCCGCGTGGCGGTGTGCCGTGTCGAGTGGTTCCGTGCGGGCCAGCACGATGAACGCCTCAGCGTGTTGGGCACCCGAGGTCCACACTTTGGTGCCGGTCACGGTCCAACCGCCGTCCACGCGGGTGCCGCGGGTCCGGACACTGGCCAGGTCCGATCCTGAGTCGGGCTCACTCATTCCTATGCCGAAGAAGCACTCGCCCGCCGCGATCCGGGGAAGGTAGTCGTGCTTCTGCTCTTCGGTGCCGTATTTCAGCAGTGACGGTGCAATCTGGCGGTCTGCCACCCATTGCGCTGCAACCGGAGCGCCTACCGCGAGCAGCTCCTCGGTGACAACGAAACGCTCGAGGTGAGTCCGGCCGTGCCCGCCGTACTCGGTCGGGATGGTCATTCCTACCCAACCGTGCTCGGCGAGGCGGCGGGTGAAGTCCTCATCCCAGCGGGTGAGCCAGGTGTCGATGCCCGGTGTCAGTGTCCCTGCCGCGGTTTCCTTCTCGAGAAAGGTGCGTACCTCGGCGCGTAGAGCATTCATTTCATCAGTGGTCACCGTCGTCAGCGGCGCGACCGAGGGATTCATAGTGCCTCCATAGGAAGTTCTGTGGAAGTTCTGTCCGGGGCGACGCCCGACATGCTCTGGTGAACTTCACCGCCGCCGAGTAAGTGGCGGCCGGTCGGATCGGGGGCGAACGCTGGCCCCATCTCGAGTGGACACTATCCAGTTCTAGACATCTACGCAATAGCGAATTATCTTACGTAATTATGTATCAGTTGAGGGGGTCCTCCCTGTTGATAGGCTCACGAAATGGCTGACACTCCTGGGTCCCCCGGAGCCGTGCCGGTCGAGAAGGTTCCCGGCCGTCCCCGGCACCGCATGGTCGATCGGGTGGCGTCGATCCTCGAACTCGTAGCCCGGTCCGAAAACGGCCTCACCCTCACCGCTATCGCAAGGGCACTCACCGCACCCGTCAGTTCGGTCCAGGGCCTGATCAACGGTCTCGTCGCCGTCGGCTACCTCGACGAGCGCGACCGGATCTACACCCTCGGCACCGCGCCCTACCTTCTCAACGTCATCGCCGGCAGACCCCCGGTCACCTCGATCGGCCATGATCAACTCGAGCAGGTCCATGCCGAGACCGGGTTGACCACCACACTGTCCACGTCCGTCGGTGACGACCTGTTCTACGTCGATCACGTCTCTTCCGACCCGCATTACGCATACCTGGCAGAAAACCGGGTGCGCCGATCTCTCCTGCGCACCTCTGCAGGATGGCTCTTGCTGGCCGATCGCGATCAACGTGACATCTGGGCGTATCTCAACTCTCGACCATCCTCCGATGCCGACTTCGTAGAACGCTTCCTGCACTCACTCGATGAACTCGAGAACACCGGCGTATGCGTGGCACCCGGTGTGGCCGTTGAACATGCAGACGGGGTGTCGGTCGCCCTGCGGGAACGCGGCCGGACCATCGCCACCCTCGGTGTGGTCGGGATGCGGGAGACCATCGTCGAGCGGCAGGACGAACTCGTCGAGATCTGCCTGCGGTACGCCACCAAGTGGGGCTTTCGCTAGCCTGCAACACGGACACTGGCTCCTCGATGAGTTGGTCGACCCGGGTCGACGACCGTGTCGACCGACGCCACTCCACCGCCATCCCCGCCTGACGTAAGAACAGACAGGGGTCGTCTCGGTCATTCTCGATAAGCGACCGCTTCCGTGAGCAACACGCGACGGTCAGGTGGCTGCCCTCGGGCGACCGTGACCCCTCACATCGCGATCAGACCCGCCTGCTCGATCTCTCGACCTGCCCTAACAGATGATCGACTCCAGGTGCGCCGCTCGGCCACCGGATCCATCGGGGGCGCGCTTCACGCGGCGCGACTTTCCGAAGCGAACGCCGCAGACCGTAACGGGCGGCCGGATCCAGCAGACGCCTTCGATCACAGCGGAGGGAACGTGCGCCTGAACATGTCTCGCACCCCGTAGCCACCATCCAGACTGCCGACATGCTCCGAATATCCGGCCGGCCGTAGGGGAAGGTCGCGCAAGCACTCCACGACAGCGGGTTCGCTTCGCTCACGTCGTCGCCGTAGCACCGTCTGCGAAATCGGGCGGAACCCAGGGTCCCGCACTCGTCGACGTGCCGCCGGCACCAAGCAACTCGGCCTGCACCCACCCGAGTGTCCATTTCCCCCGGTAACCACGAAGACCCCGTCCTGACATGGGCTCCCTTCGCTTCAGAAGACGCGCGGACATCGTCGCAGAGTCGGCTTCGTTATACGCATTTAGGTAATCTTATTTCTAGTTGCGGATTTTTTGATGGGTCGCTATTGTCGATTCATTCCATCTTCGTGACCCATGCCACACCACATACGCAACGAGGTCGCAACTCCGACAGGCCGTTTGACTTTCGGAAGCAAAGCCAGACACAACGCCCCGGAATTCTGCCCGCACCTCAGTCTCGGAAAGGTCTAGGCCCATGACATCAACCCATCTCCCTGAGCACGCCACGACGGAAACGCAGGATTACGACGTCATCGTGGTCGGCGGCGGTTTCGGCGGGATCTATCAGCTGCGCCACCTTCGGGACAGAGGGTTCTCCGTAATCCTGCTCGAAGCCAGCGGAGGCTTCGGTGGGGCCTGGAGCCTCAACCGCTACCCAGGCGCACGCGTCGACAGCCACGCACCCGTCTACCAGTTCACCGACGAATACCTTTGGAAGGACTGGAACTTCTCACAGATGTTCCCGGACCACGAGGAGATGCGCAGTTACTTCAACTACGTCGACTCCAAACTGGACCTGAGCAAGGACTCGCGCTTCAACACCAAGGTCGTCAGCGCGACGTTCGACGAGGACCAGCGGATGTGGACCGTCGTCTCACAGAACGACGAGAGCTTCCGCGCACGCTTCGTCGTGTTCGCAACGGGATCGACTACCGAACCCTACATCCCGAACATCCCTGAAATGGACGCCTACCGAGGTGAACTCGTCCACACCGCGCGGTGGCGAGACGATATCGATATGACCGGCAAACGAGTTGCCATCATCGGCACCGGCGCCAGCGCAGTCCAAGTAGTTCAGGAAGCCGGCCCTGTCGTCGAGAAACTCACCGTCTTCCAGCGCACGCCGAACCTCTCGTTGCCCATGCACCAGGAATACCTCACCGACGAGAGGCAGGCAGCCCTGAAAGAGACCATGCCGGATGTAGCGGTAAAGTGTCGCGAAACATTCGCTGCGATCGACTACGAGTTCGATCCCCGAAACGGCGTCGACACATCCGAGGAAGAGCGTCTCGCACTGTTCGAACGCCTGTGGAACCAGGGCGGATTCGCTTTCTGGCTCGGGAACTTCTCCGATTACCTCTTCAGCGAAGAAACCAACTCGATGGTCTACGAGTTCTGGAAGAGCAAGATCAAGCCGCAGATCCTCGACCCCGTCAAGGCCGACCTGCTGGTGCCTGACGTAGCTCCGCATCCGTTCGGAGCCAAGCGGCCGGCCCTGCACCAGAACTACTACGAGGTGATGAACCAGGAGAACGTCGAACTCGTCTCCATCCAGGAGTCACCGATCACCGGGTTCACGGCAACCGGAATTCGCACATCCGATGGTATCGAGCACGGAGAATTCGACATCATCGTACTTGCAACCGGATTCAACAATAATACCGGTGCGCTCACTTCGATGGAGGTCCGCAACTCCGCTGGCGTTACCCTCGGCGAGAAGTGGCGCAAGGGCGTCGACGCATACCTCGGCGCATTCACCGCCGGCTTTCCCAACGCCATGTTCGTGTACGGTCCGCAGAGCCCCGCCGCCTTTGCGAACGGGTCCACGAACGCGGAGCTTCAAGGTGAGGTCATGGTCGAGTTCCTCGAATTTCTTCGTTCGGAGGGCCTTACCCGGTTCGAATCGACTCCCGAAGCCGACCAGACCTGGACCGATCACATCAACGGTACCGATGACATGGCGCTGTTCAAGCATGCAAAGTCCTGGTACAACGGCAGCAACATCCCAGGCAAGAAGCCTCAGATGCTTCAGTATCTGAATGGGCTGCCCATGTACCTGGATTTCTGGCACAAGGAAAAGGCGGCAGGATACACCGACGGACTGCGGGTATCGTGAGGTTTCGCTCAATCGGATTCAACCTCGGAAGAAGTGAATAATGCCTGTCATCAACAGCATTGAACGTGAACGTTTCTTCATCGACGGCCAATGGCGCAAAGCGAGCACCTCCGATCTGGCACCGGTGTTCGAGGCAGCAACCGAGCGCCCTCTGGGTGTTGCTGCGATGGGCGGACCCGAGGAGATCGATGCGGCTGTGCACGCCGCACGGGCCGCACTCCAGAAAGGACCGTGGGGGCGCAGCACCCCCCACGAGCGAGCTGCAGTGATGCGGCGCTTCGCCGACAGCCTCGAGCGTCGAGGAAGATCGACTGCAGAGCTCGTAAGCCGGCAGACCGGAATGATTTCCTCCTTGTCGGTGAGCACAAGCGCAACAGCTCCGGTAGCGATCCTGCGGTCGATGGCAGATCTCATCGAGACGCGTACATTCGAGACACGCCGTCCCAGCAGCATGGGCTCTACCATCGTTCGAGAAGAACCCGTAGGAGTTGTCGGCGCGATCACTGCCTGGAACTATCCGCAGCTCTTGGCCATGGCCAAGATCGGGCCGGCACTGGCTGCAGGATGCACTGTAGTTCTCAAGCCGGCGCCGGAGACGTCACTCGATGCATATGTACTTGCAGAGGCAGCCGAGGAGGCCGGTCTACCACCTGGCGTCCTCAACATCGTTGCTGGTGGCGTTCATGCAGGCAAAGCTCTTGTAGCCCATCCCGATGTCGACAAGATCGCCTTCACCGGTTCTACTGCAGCAGGTCAAGCGATCGGTGAGGTCGCCGGCCGCAGTTTCAAAAGAATCTCCCTGGAGCTCGGAGGAAAATCCGCAGCCATTGTGCTCCCCGATGCCGACCTCGGCGTCTTTGCCAGAAGCCTCAAAGACGCCGTGCTCAAGAACGGGGGACAGACTTGCACCACCAATTCCCGCATCTTGGTTCCCCACGGTAGGTCCAGCGAGATCATCGACGTTCTGGCGTCCTACGTAGACGGCTTGGTCATGGGAGACCCACTCGACGAGTCGGTAACCATGGGCCCCATGGTAAGCGAGCAGCATCGGGAGCGGGTGAGGAGTTACATCCGCCTGGGTCAGTCCGAGGGATTCCGAACGATCCGTGGCGGAACCGACTCCCCTGAGCAATGTCCCCGCGGCTGGTTCGTGTCTCCCACCATCTTCGAGGGTGTCGATAATCGCAGTCCGCTGGCACAGGACGAGATTTTCGGACCTGTCATCTCCGTCATCCCTTATGAGACCGAAGAGGACGCCATCAGCATGGCGAACGACACACCATTCGGTTTGGGAGGAGTCGTCTTCACGGAAGACACCGAACACGGCTTGGACATCGCGTCACGTATTCGATCCGGAACCGTGGGAGTGAACTACTACTCCCTCGATACCGGCTCCCCGTTCGGCGGCGTGAAGAACAGCGGAGTCGGCCGCGAATTCGGGCCCGAGTCCCTGGACTTCTATCTCGAGTACAAGTCGATATACGTCTAGGATTCGCAACGCCCGCAGACCCTCCATATCGCCCCCGACAGTGCGTCCAGCCTGAGACTTCATCCGATGGAAGGACCGAGTAGCTACACGGGGCATGCCCGTAGCCTTCAGCCTCGCTGACTATGGGCAACTACCGGCGGTCGATGCAGGTCAGCGATGGCTGAAGATACCCCGTTCATGCTTTGTCCTTCCCTCCGGAGGCCAGCGACTTCCAACCGCACAGAATGAGTAATCATGCCTGAATCCTCATCTGCCATCCTCCCGGCCGAGACTCGAGAATCCGCATCCGAGACTCTACGTCCGCGGACCGGCGCACTCACCGACATCCGGGTCGTCGATCTTTCGCGGGTGCTGGCCGGCCCGCTGTGTGCGCAAGTGCTTGCCGATCACGGTGCCGACGTGATCAAGGTGGAGCCACCGACTGGTGATGACACACGCAGCTGGGGACCACCTTTCGTCAAGGATGACCACAGTGCCTACTTCGATGGCTTGAACCGCAACAAGCGGAATATCAGTGTGGATCTGCGTACCGAGGCCGGCCAACAACTGTTGCGCACCATGCTTGCCGAAGCCGACGTCGTCATCGAAAACTTCAAGGCAGGCACACTTGCGAAGTGGGGACTTGCCGACGACGTACTCGCCGCTCAATTCCCACAACTCGTGCACTGTCGAATCACCGGGTACGGAGTCGACGGGCCGCTCGGTGGTGCCCCCGGCTACGACGCAATTCTCCAAGCCTTGTCGGGGCTGATGAGCATCAACGGTGAGCCCCACGGTGATGCCATGCGGATCGGGATCCCTCTGGTCGACATCATCACGGGTCTCAACGCTGTGAACGGCATCCTCATGGCACTCCACGTGCGGCAAAAGACCGGACGCGGGCAACTCGTGGATCTGGCACTACTCGACAACGCTGTGTCGATCCTGCACCCACACGCTGGCAAGTGGTTTGCCACCGGCGTCGCGCCGGAGCGGACGGGCGTGGCACACCCGACGATCTGTCCCTATGAAACGTTCACCTGCGCCGATGGCCCCTTCTTCATCGGTGCCGGCAACGACCGGCAATTCCGCGCTCTGGTCGTGGCGCTCGACGCTTCAGACCTGGCCGACGACCCGAGATTCGTCACCAACTCCGACCGGATGGCAAACGCAGCTCAACTGCGTGACATCCTCGGCGGCCTCGTCAAGACCTGGCAGCGCGAAGCTTTGGCGGCCCGGTTACGTCGGGCCGGGGTGCCGTCGGGGTCGGT comes from Rhodococcus sp. B50 and encodes:
- a CDS encoding acyl-CoA dehydrogenase family protein: MTTTAITIDLAVDRDLQDLMDDLVAGHSGPDIEPDPAAVWATLGAVGLARLTAPEEAGGSGAGWVEAAALLRTTAAGGVAVPFAETDLLAGPLRRAAGLDDSSSDTATVAVLGADGLARRVPWAGATGSVVCVRRVDAGYEIADVPTDRLTVEAVEGISEVPLGSVQVDGDVTWSPVDTRAVEGYVLRGALIRAVQCVGAMEGMLASAVAHTTDRAQFGRPLARFQSVQNLVVDTAAESVLARAAVDTALADALTDDLAGDFSAFRVAVARSVVSQALAVAVRNTHQVHGAIGTTHEHTLHRLTLPALQWRSEFGSAAFWERQLSCAAVDAGMDGTWPMIVEGTRITGTASAYLDAVSGRSRPD
- a CDS encoding acyl-CoA dehydrogenase family protein, encoding MNPSVAPLTTVTTDEMNALRAEVRTFLEKETAAGTLTPGIDTWLTRWDEDFTRRLAEHGWVGMTIPTEYGGHGRTHLERFVVTEELLAVGAPVAAQWVADRQIAPSLLKYGTEEQKHDYLPRIAAGECFFGIGMSEPDSGSDLASVRTRGTRVDGGWTVTGTKVWTSGAQHAEAFIVLARTEPLDTAHRHAGLSQFIVDLRSRGVTIRPIISLSGDHHFNEVVLDEVFVPDAMVFGTLGNGWEQVNSELAFERSGPERFLSTFRLLAAEIGAVQKGLLPERTELGRSVARTVGLHALSQNIAGALQRGEKADTAAALVKLLGTSMEGDLVEYVSDRLGDETMDGQAEIEALCRAGLHQRPGFTLRGGTNEILRGVIARGLGMR
- a CDS encoding helix-turn-helix domain-containing protein; the protein is MVDRVASILELVARSENGLTLTAIARALTAPVSSVQGLINGLVAVGYLDERDRIYTLGTAPYLLNVIAGRPPVTSIGHDQLEQVHAETGLTTTLSTSVGDDLFYVDHVSSDPHYAYLAENRVRRSLLRTSAGWLLLADRDQRDIWAYLNSRPSSDADFVERFLHSLDELENTGVCVAPGVAVEHADGVSVALRERGRTIATLGVVGMRETIVERQDELVEICLRYATKWGFR
- a CDS encoding flavin-containing monooxygenase, translated to MTSTHLPEHATTETQDYDVIVVGGGFGGIYQLRHLRDRGFSVILLEASGGFGGAWSLNRYPGARVDSHAPVYQFTDEYLWKDWNFSQMFPDHEEMRSYFNYVDSKLDLSKDSRFNTKVVSATFDEDQRMWTVVSQNDESFRARFVVFATGSTTEPYIPNIPEMDAYRGELVHTARWRDDIDMTGKRVAIIGTGASAVQVVQEAGPVVEKLTVFQRTPNLSLPMHQEYLTDERQAALKETMPDVAVKCRETFAAIDYEFDPRNGVDTSEEERLALFERLWNQGGFAFWLGNFSDYLFSEETNSMVYEFWKSKIKPQILDPVKADLLVPDVAPHPFGAKRPALHQNYYEVMNQENVELVSIQESPITGFTATGIRTSDGIEHGEFDIIVLATGFNNNTGALTSMEVRNSAGVTLGEKWRKGVDAYLGAFTAGFPNAMFVYGPQSPAAFANGSTNAELQGEVMVEFLEFLRSEGLTRFESTPEADQTWTDHINGTDDMALFKHAKSWYNGSNIPGKKPQMLQYLNGLPMYLDFWHKEKAAGYTDGLRVS
- a CDS encoding aldehyde dehydrogenase, with product MPVINSIERERFFIDGQWRKASTSDLAPVFEAATERPLGVAAMGGPEEIDAAVHAARAALQKGPWGRSTPHERAAVMRRFADSLERRGRSTAELVSRQTGMISSLSVSTSATAPVAILRSMADLIETRTFETRRPSSMGSTIVREEPVGVVGAITAWNYPQLLAMAKIGPALAAGCTVVLKPAPETSLDAYVLAEAAEEAGLPPGVLNIVAGGVHAGKALVAHPDVDKIAFTGSTAAGQAIGEVAGRSFKRISLELGGKSAAIVLPDADLGVFARSLKDAVLKNGGQTCTTNSRILVPHGRSSEIIDVLASYVDGLVMGDPLDESVTMGPMVSEQHRERVRSYIRLGQSEGFRTIRGGTDSPEQCPRGWFVSPTIFEGVDNRSPLAQDEIFGPVISVIPYETEEDAISMANDTPFGLGGVVFTEDTEHGLDIASRIRSGTVGVNYYSLDTGSPFGGVKNSGVGREFGPESLDFYLEYKSIYV
- a CDS encoding CaiB/BaiF CoA transferase family protein, which produces MPESSSAILPAETRESASETLRPRTGALTDIRVVDLSRVLAGPLCAQVLADHGADVIKVEPPTGDDTRSWGPPFVKDDHSAYFDGLNRNKRNISVDLRTEAGQQLLRTMLAEADVVIENFKAGTLAKWGLADDVLAAQFPQLVHCRITGYGVDGPLGGAPGYDAILQALSGLMSINGEPHGDAMRIGIPLVDIITGLNAVNGILMALHVRQKTGRGQLVDLALLDNAVSILHPHAGKWFATGVAPERTGVAHPTICPYETFTCADGPFFIGAGNDRQFRALVVALDASDLADDPRFVTNSDRMANAAQLRDILGGLVKTWQREALAARLRRAGVPSGSVNNVGEALSLPQVRHREMVVECDGYRGLGVPVKLAESPGAVRFGPRDRGADTDAVLTELGLLEDDIEQLRTIGALPE